A genomic stretch from Candidatus Amarolinea dominans includes:
- a CDS encoding iron-sulfur cluster assembly scaffold protein — protein MDRQERIDFILEHYESPRHYGPTDPADMVMQGGNPGCGDIITVYLKADENDAIAGLSFEGAGCTISQAATSMVMEMFESKTLTDIENTAQDTIIDLLGREIAATRLRCATLGLTTVQNAVRELRRQRLAREYGVILPETRSQGFVAMSEVTG, from the coding sequence GTGGATCGGCAAGAAAGAATTGATTTCATCCTGGAGCACTACGAATCGCCGCGCCATTACGGGCCAACCGACCCGGCGGACATGGTGATGCAGGGCGGCAATCCGGGGTGCGGCGATATCATTACCGTCTACTTGAAGGCCGATGAAAACGACGCCATCGCCGGACTCAGCTTCGAGGGCGCCGGCTGCACGATCAGCCAGGCAGCCACCTCCATGGTGATGGAAATGTTCGAGAGCAAAACCCTGACCGACATCGAGAACACCGCCCAAGACACGATCATTGACCTGCTTGGCCGCGAAATCGCCGCCACCCGCCTGCGCTGCGCCACCCTGGGACTGACCACGGTGCAGAACGCGGTGCGCGAGCTGCGGCGCCAGCGCCTGGCGCGGGAGTATGGCGTGATCCTGCCGGAGACGCGCTCGCAAGGATTTGTGGCAATGAGTGAGGTGACAGGGTGA
- a CDS encoding Uma2 family endonuclease — protein sequence MSLPQRQPLLTPQEYLAREREAATKSEYYAGKVYALAGASRNHSAIVPNLAYLLIGQLKGRPCQVFTSDMRVKVSASGLYTYPDVAVVCGRPHFDDQVEDTLLNPTVIIEVLSRSTEAYDRGEKFAHYRTLESLQDYLLIAQDIARIGHFTRQPDGAWLFAESSGPDAEVHIPSIQCRLSLAEVYDKIELISPSSPARFRVIREEAAEFSH from the coding sequence ATGAGTCTGCCGCAACGCCAACCCTTACTAACCCCCCAGGAGTACCTGGCGCGTGAGCGTGAGGCCGCGACTAAGAGCGAATACTACGCGGGCAAAGTCTATGCCCTGGCCGGCGCCAGTCGCAATCACAGCGCCATCGTGCCCAATCTCGCTTACCTGTTGATCGGTCAATTGAAGGGCCGGCCATGCCAGGTTTTTACCAGCGACATGCGCGTCAAGGTCAGCGCCAGCGGACTGTACACCTACCCGGATGTGGCGGTCGTCTGTGGTCGGCCCCATTTCGATGACCAGGTCGAGGACACGCTGCTCAACCCCACGGTCATCATCGAGGTGCTGTCCAGGTCCACCGAGGCCTACGATCGCGGGGAGAAGTTTGCGCACTACCGCACGCTGGAATCGCTGCAGGACTATCTCCTGATTGCGCAGGACATTGCGCGCATCGGGCATTTTACGCGCCAGCCGGATGGCGCCTGGCTGTTTGCGGAAAGCAGCGGACCCGACGCCGAGGTACACATCCCATCCATTCAGTGTCGGTTGAGCCTGGCCGAGGTCTACGACAAGATCGAACTGATTTCGCCCAGCAGCCCCGCGCGCTTCCGGGTCATCAGAGAAGAAGCCGCAGAGTTTAGCCATTGA
- a CDS encoding sulfurtransferase, which yields MNEKGYVHPEVLVSTAWVAEHLNDPAVRLVESNEDIMLYDIKHIPGAVQIDWQRDLNDPLTRDYLGRASFDALLSRHGIGNDTTVVFYGDKNNWWACYAFWVFQLFSHANARVMDGGRAKWEAEGRPMVREAPSYPTASYKAPERADYPIRATRDQVLEHVHQKRPLVDVRSPGEYSGEMLHMPSYPQEGALRGGHIPGARSIPWARAANADATFKTAAELRAIYEQEQGLRAADNVIAYCRIGERSAHTWFVLKYLLGYPHVRNYDGSWTEWGNLVGVPVER from the coding sequence ATGAACGAAAAAGGTTATGTCCATCCAGAGGTGCTGGTGAGCACCGCCTGGGTGGCAGAGCATCTGAACGATCCCGCGGTGCGCCTGGTCGAATCGAACGAAGACATCATGCTGTACGACATCAAGCACATTCCCGGCGCGGTGCAGATTGACTGGCAGCGTGATCTGAACGACCCCCTGACGCGTGACTACCTGGGCCGCGCCTCCTTCGATGCGCTGCTGTCGCGGCACGGCATTGGCAACGACACGACCGTGGTGTTTTACGGCGACAAGAACAACTGGTGGGCCTGCTACGCTTTTTGGGTGTTCCAACTGTTCAGCCATGCGAACGCACGCGTGATGGACGGCGGCCGCGCGAAGTGGGAAGCGGAAGGCCGACCCATGGTGCGCGAGGCGCCGAGTTACCCGACCGCCAGTTACAAGGCGCCGGAGCGAGCCGACTACCCGATTCGAGCCACACGTGACCAGGTGCTGGAACACGTGCATCAGAAGCGACCCCTGGTAGATGTACGCTCGCCGGGCGAGTATTCGGGTGAGATGCTGCACATGCCTTCGTATCCGCAGGAAGGCGCGCTGCGCGGGGGGCACATCCCCGGCGCGCGCAGCATTCCCTGGGCGCGCGCCGCCAACGCCGACGCAACCTTCAAGACGGCCGCGGAACTGCGTGCGATCTATGAACAGGAGCAGGGGCTGCGGGCCGCTGACAACGTCATCGCCTACTGCCGTATCGGCGAACGCTCTGCGCACACCTGGTTCGTGTTGAAGTACTTGTTGGGCTACCCCCACGTGCGCAATTACGATGGCAGTTGGACCGAATGGGGCAATCTGGTTGGCGTCCCCGTCGAACGCTAG
- a CDS encoding AAA family ATPase has product MKFPYGISDFLQVMSEGYFYVDRTDCIPLLEDLGKQLLFLRPRCFGKSLLLSMLANYYDVARADQFELLFGRLAIGRAPTPLHNQYFVMRWDFSLVAAQGTAEDITQALYRHVNARIHDFAVRYQDRLSSPVEIFPTDAVASFESALTAMRHTPYKLYLLIDEYDNFANELAMGGHPAGKKRYDALLRGEGTLKTLFKAVKGGASGFGVDRVFITGVSPVVLSDLTSGYNVSETITLQPEFNDLCGFREDEIAVTLRQITATCGWAAAQADEALEMVRTFYNGYRFTTNMAAERIYNPTLALYFFKHFQRACGYPENMLDSNLAMDRGKIAYIASLPGGGQIILDAVNGAPTLAVSALADRFGVEDMLMAVKDAPFMASFLTYFGVLTFGGRTPSGELMLTIPNLVVRRLYVERIQDMLLADRHLLDEGRQAARGLWQTGNLQPLCNFIEQRYYPVFDNRDYRWANELTVKTAFLTLLFNDIAYIMDSETALARTYADLTMIVRPEMRQYELLDILLEFKYVPLKEAELTGAAARALSAAAVAELPLVKARLAEALAILPQTRAGLLARYGERLRLRTFAVVSLGFDRLVWQELNVERSLEGEE; this is encoded by the coding sequence ATGAAGTTTCCGTACGGCATCAGTGATTTCCTTCAGGTGATGAGCGAAGGCTATTTCTATGTGGATCGCACCGACTGCATCCCGCTGCTCGAAGACCTGGGCAAGCAACTGCTCTTCCTGCGCCCGCGGTGCTTCGGCAAGTCGTTGCTGCTTTCCATGCTGGCGAACTATTACGACGTGGCCAGGGCCGATCAGTTCGAGCTGTTGTTCGGTCGCCTGGCGATTGGTCGCGCGCCCACCCCGCTGCACAATCAGTATTTTGTCATGCGCTGGGACTTTTCGCTGGTAGCCGCCCAGGGCACCGCCGAAGACATCACCCAGGCCCTGTATCGGCACGTCAATGCCCGCATTCACGATTTCGCTGTCCGCTACCAGGATCGCTTGTCATCTCCCGTCGAAATCTTCCCTACCGACGCGGTGGCATCCTTCGAGTCAGCGCTGACAGCCATGCGCCACACTCCTTACAAGCTCTACCTGTTGATTGACGAGTACGACAACTTCGCCAATGAACTGGCCATGGGCGGTCACCCGGCCGGCAAGAAACGCTACGACGCGTTGCTGCGCGGGGAAGGCACGCTCAAAACTCTCTTCAAGGCGGTCAAGGGCGGGGCCAGCGGCTTTGGCGTGGACCGCGTCTTCATCACCGGCGTCTCGCCCGTGGTCCTCAGCGATCTCACCAGCGGTTACAACGTCTCGGAGACGATTACCCTGCAGCCGGAGTTCAACGACCTGTGCGGCTTTCGCGAGGACGAAATCGCCGTCACCTTGCGCCAGATCACAGCGACCTGCGGGTGGGCCGCGGCGCAGGCGGATGAGGCCCTGGAGATGGTGCGCACCTTCTACAACGGCTATCGCTTCACTACGAACATGGCGGCCGAGCGCATCTACAACCCCACCCTGGCGCTCTACTTCTTCAAGCATTTCCAACGCGCCTGCGGCTATCCCGAAAACATGCTCGACAGCAACCTGGCCATGGACCGCGGCAAGATCGCGTACATCGCCAGCCTGCCCGGCGGCGGTCAGATCATCCTCGACGCGGTCAACGGCGCACCAACCCTGGCGGTCTCGGCCCTGGCTGACCGCTTTGGCGTGGAGGACATGCTGATGGCGGTCAAGGACGCGCCGTTCATGGCCTCGTTCCTCACCTACTTCGGCGTGCTCACCTTCGGCGGACGCACGCCGTCAGGCGAGTTGATGCTGACGATTCCAAACCTGGTGGTGCGTCGGCTGTACGTGGAGCGTATCCAGGACATGCTGCTGGCCGATCGGCATCTCCTGGACGAAGGCCGGCAAGCGGCGCGCGGCCTGTGGCAAACCGGCAATCTGCAGCCGCTGTGCAACTTCATCGAGCAGCGCTACTATCCCGTGTTCGACAACCGGGATTACCGTTGGGCGAACGAGCTGACGGTCAAGACGGCTTTCCTGACCCTGCTCTTCAACGACATCGCCTACATCATGGATTCGGAGACTGCGCTGGCGCGCACCTACGCGGACCTGACCATGATCGTGCGGCCGGAGATGCGCCAGTATGAGCTGCTCGACATCCTGCTGGAGTTCAAGTACGTGCCCCTGAAAGAGGCGGAGCTGACCGGCGCGGCCGCGCGCGCGCTCAGCGCGGCGGCTGTGGCTGAACTGCCGCTGGTCAAGGCCCGGCTGGCGGAAGCGCTGGCGATCCTGCCGCAGACGCGCGCCGGTCTGCTGGCGCGCTACGGCGAGCGCCTGCGCCTGCGCACTTTCGCGGTCGTCTCGCTGGGGTTCGACCGGTTGGTGTGGCAAGAGCTGAATGTTGAGCGGAGCTTGGAAGGAGAAGAATAG
- a CDS encoding cysteine desulfurase, which produces MPGRPFDVEAVRAQFPILTRQVHGKPLVYLDSTASSQKPQAVIERLATYYAQGNANVHRGVHTLSEEATAAFEASRAKVARFINAASSKEIIWTRNATEAINLVAYSWGSANLKPGDEVLITEMEHHSNIVPWQLACQRTGATLRHVPVDDEGFLRLDLLPTLLTPRTRLFAFTAMSNVLGTIVPVAELTAAAHAVGALALVDGAQSVPHLPVDVQALGADFLVFSGHKMCGPTGIGVLYGRRQLLEAMPPFMSGGDMIKEVHLDVSRWNTLPWKFEAGTPAIAEAIGLGAAVDYLDNLGMPAIQAHEHALVTYAMQQLQQVEGLRILGPDADHRGGVVAFTLGDIHPHDLAAILDGEGIAIRAGHHCAQPLHDRYGLPASARASFYLYNTAAEVDQLVAALDKAREMFAL; this is translated from the coding sequence CTGCCTGGACGGCCTTTCGATGTGGAAGCTGTGCGCGCCCAGTTCCCCATTCTGACGCGCCAGGTGCATGGCAAACCACTGGTCTACCTCGACAGCACCGCCAGTTCACAGAAACCGCAAGCCGTCATCGAACGGCTGGCGACCTATTATGCCCAGGGCAACGCGAACGTGCATCGCGGCGTGCATACCTTGAGCGAGGAAGCCACCGCCGCGTTCGAGGCCAGCCGCGCCAAAGTGGCGCGCTTCATCAACGCCGCCAGCAGCAAAGAGATCATCTGGACGCGCAACGCCACGGAGGCCATCAACCTGGTGGCGTACAGTTGGGGCAGCGCCAACCTCAAGCCGGGCGACGAAGTGCTCATCACCGAGATGGAGCATCACTCCAACATCGTGCCCTGGCAACTGGCCTGTCAGCGCACCGGCGCCACGCTGCGCCATGTGCCGGTGGATGACGAGGGCTTTCTGCGCCTGGACTTGCTCCCCACCCTCCTCACCCCGCGCACCCGCCTCTTCGCCTTCACCGCCATGTCCAACGTGCTGGGCACCATCGTCCCTGTGGCCGAGCTGACCGCGGCCGCGCATGCCGTAGGCGCGCTGGCGCTGGTGGACGGCGCGCAGAGCGTGCCGCACCTGCCGGTGGATGTGCAGGCGCTGGGCGCCGACTTCCTCGTCTTCTCCGGGCACAAGATGTGCGGGCCGACCGGCATCGGCGTGCTCTACGGCCGCCGCCAACTGCTGGAAGCCATGCCGCCTTTCATGAGCGGCGGCGACATGATCAAAGAGGTGCATCTGGACGTCTCGCGCTGGAATACCCTGCCCTGGAAGTTCGAGGCCGGCACGCCCGCCATCGCAGAGGCGATTGGGCTGGGCGCGGCCGTGGATTACCTCGACAACCTGGGCATGCCCGCCATCCAGGCGCATGAGCATGCGCTGGTGACTTACGCCATGCAGCAGTTGCAGCAGGTAGAAGGGCTGCGCATCCTCGGCCCAGACGCCGATCACCGCGGCGGCGTGGTGGCCTTCACCCTGGGGGACATTCACCCGCACGACCTGGCCGCCATTCTCGACGGCGAAGGCATTGCCATCCGCGCCGGTCATCACTGCGCACAGCCCTTGCATGACCGTTACGGCCTGCCCGCCAGCGCCCGCGCCAGCTTTTATCTGTATAACACCGCGGCCGAGGTAGATCAATTGGTCGCGGCCCTGGACAAAGCCAGAGAGATGTTCGCCTTGTAG
- a CDS encoding SUF system NifU family Fe-S cluster assembly protein — MDALYRTEILEHYRRPHHFGHLEDPDITHHDANPFCGDDITIDLKIADGKVVDAAFRGHGCAISQASASMLMDEIIGAPLDDLKKWSKDDVLGLLGIEIGPVRLKCALLPLKVMKAGVWGLEDTDQED; from the coding sequence ATGGACGCACTGTATCGGACGGAAATTTTAGAGCATTATCGGCGTCCGCATCATTTTGGGCACCTGGAAGACCCAGACATCACCCATCATGACGCCAACCCGTTCTGCGGCGATGACATCACGATTGATCTCAAGATCGCGGATGGCAAGGTGGTGGACGCGGCGTTTCGCGGTCACGGCTGCGCCATCAGCCAGGCTTCGGCTTCGATGCTGATGGATGAGATCATCGGTGCGCCGCTGGATGACCTGAAGAAGTGGAGCAAGGACGATGTGCTTGGCCTGCTTGGCATCGAGATCGGACCGGTGCGCCTGAAGTGCGCACTGCTGCCGCTGAAGGTGATGAAAGCGGGCGTGTGGGGATTGGAAGACACCGATCAAGAGGATTAA
- a CDS encoding non-heme iron oxygenase ferredoxin subunit: protein MAKFVKVAARADIPVGGKKLVEIDGVAVAVFNVNGAFYAIEDVCTHDGGNLVAGDLFGNEIECPRHGARFDVRSGAATKMPAFAPLPTYAVKVEQDNVLVETLD, encoded by the coding sequence ATGGCGAAGTTCGTGAAAGTGGCTGCCCGGGCCGATATCCCGGTGGGCGGCAAGAAATTGGTGGAAATTGACGGCGTGGCCGTGGCGGTGTTCAACGTCAACGGCGCGTTTTATGCCATCGAAGACGTGTGTACGCACGATGGCGGTAACCTGGTGGCAGGCGATCTGTTCGGCAACGAGATCGAGTGCCCGCGACACGGCGCCCGCTTCGATGTGCGCAGCGGAGCCGCCACCAAGATGCCCGCGTTCGCGCCCCTGCCGACCTACGCCGTCAAGGTTGAGCAGGACAACGTGCTGGTGGAAACGCTGGATTAG
- a CDS encoding acetyl-CoA carboxylase biotin carboxylase subunit, with product MFDRVLIANRGEIAVRIIRACQEMGIRTVAVYSEADAQALHTTLADEAVLIGPPAPGQSYLRAHTIIQAAVERGCQAIHPGYGFLSENADFAAAVRRAGLVFIGPTPEAMAAMGSKTAARAAMAAAGVPMVPGFQASDADADLIEAGEALGFPLLVKAAAGGGGKGMRIVPRPQDLADALQSARREAHNAFGDDRIYLEKYLTAPRHVEFQVLGDHHGQVIHLFERECSVQRRHQKIIEETPSPCLTPALRANMAAAAVQAARAVNYTNAGTIEFLVDQERNFYFLEMNTRLQVEHPITEAVTGVDLVKAQLRVAAGEPLPFSQAQISQRGHAIECRIYAEDPANQFLPSIGRILTAVEPVGPGVRVDAGISTGSQVMLHYDPMLAKLIVWDEDRAEALGKMAWALEHYVILGVATNIPFLLAVIRHPVFQAGEATTHFVEEHFSDWQPAADPLPDEALIAAALSDFLEGQALAGAPAPTGDPFDPYNPWRQADHFRLGHGR from the coding sequence ATGTTCGATAGGGTTCTAATTGCCAACCGGGGCGAGATTGCGGTGCGCATCATCCGCGCCTGCCAGGAGATGGGCATCCGCACGGTGGCCGTCTATTCCGAGGCCGACGCGCAGGCGCTGCACACCACCCTGGCCGATGAGGCGGTGCTGATCGGGCCGCCCGCGCCCGGCCAATCGTACCTGCGCGCCCACACGATCATCCAGGCTGCGGTGGAGCGTGGCTGCCAGGCCATTCATCCCGGCTACGGCTTCCTCTCCGAAAATGCCGACTTTGCCGCGGCCGTGCGCCGGGCCGGCCTGGTCTTCATCGGCCCCACGCCGGAGGCCATGGCCGCGATGGGCAGCAAGACCGCAGCGCGCGCCGCGATGGCCGCGGCCGGGGTGCCCATGGTGCCCGGTTTCCAGGCCAGCGACGCCGACGCCGATCTGATCGAAGCGGGCGAGGCGCTCGGCTTCCCGCTGCTGGTCAAGGCCGCGGCGGGCGGTGGCGGCAAGGGCATGCGCATCGTGCCGCGGCCGCAGGACCTGGCCGACGCGCTGCAATCCGCGCGGCGCGAGGCGCACAACGCGTTTGGCGATGACCGCATCTACCTGGAAAAATACCTGACCGCGCCGCGCCACGTTGAATTCCAGGTGCTGGGCGATCATCACGGCCAGGTCATCCACCTGTTCGAGCGCGAATGCTCGGTGCAGCGGAGGCATCAGAAGATCATCGAAGAGACGCCGTCGCCCTGCCTGACGCCGGCGCTGCGCGCCAACATGGCCGCGGCCGCCGTGCAGGCCGCGCGCGCGGTCAACTACACCAACGCGGGCACCATCGAGTTCCTGGTGGATCAGGAGCGCAACTTCTACTTCCTGGAGATGAACACCCGCCTGCAAGTGGAGCATCCGATCACCGAAGCGGTGACCGGCGTTGACCTGGTCAAGGCGCAGCTGCGCGTCGCGGCCGGCGAGCCGCTGCCCTTCAGCCAGGCGCAGATCAGCCAGCGCGGGCACGCCATCGAATGCCGCATCTACGCGGAAGACCCGGCCAACCAGTTCCTGCCCAGCATCGGCCGCATCCTGACTGCGGTCGAGCCGGTTGGCCCCGGCGTGCGCGTGGACGCCGGTATCAGCACCGGCAGCCAGGTGATGCTGCACTACGACCCCATGCTCGCCAAGCTGATCGTCTGGGATGAGGATCGCGCCGAGGCCCTGGGCAAAATGGCCTGGGCGCTGGAGCACTACGTCATTCTGGGCGTCGCCACCAACATCCCCTTCCTGCTGGCCGTCATCCGGCACCCGGTCTTTCAGGCGGGCGAGGCCACCACCCATTTCGTGGAAGAGCACTTCAGCGATTGGCAGCCGGCCGCCGATCCTCTGCCCGACGAGGCGCTGATCGCCGCCGCGCTGTCCGATTTCCTGGAAGGTCAGGCGCTCGCTGGCGCGCCCGCGCCGACCGGCGACCCCTTCGATCCCTATAATCCCTGGCGCCAGGCGGATCACTTCCGCCTGGGACACGGCCGCTGA
- the sufD gene encoding Fe-S cluster assembly protein SufD: protein MTVIAKELTVPTNISREAVETLAALKGEPDWMLDRRLLAWRFFEEIPMPTGAEETWRRTRLTGFKLDAVQPFVPERDSRVAKQTDLPAAIQAELATLSTNAGAVVHRDADLLFSSLRPDLAAKGVIFCDLHTAVRQHPDLVQKYFMTQAVTLPDDDKFAALHAALWNGGTFLYVPRGVVIDTPLQGLIALDQAGVGNFSHTIIVAEAGAEVTYLEEMVSLQKRDSQDFHSGIVEIIAQTAARVNYISLQSWGDQVFNFSRERAVVGRDAHVLWVTSQLGSRLTKTFQQADLLGAGASSEMLGVLFATGRQHIDLDTFQRHVAPNTVSDLLYKGALRDRARAVWRGMIRVEPHAQKTNGYQKNQNLILSKQARADSVPGLEILADDVRCTHGVTVSQVEPEYVFYLMSRGLNKEQAEHMIVAGFFEEVLARIPLEGVREKLEAAIGERIGV from the coding sequence GTGACTGTGATAGCCAAAGAATTAACCGTTCCCACGAATATCAGCCGCGAAGCGGTGGAAACGCTGGCCGCGCTGAAAGGCGAGCCAGATTGGATGCTCGACCGGCGCCTGCTGGCCTGGCGCTTTTTTGAAGAGATTCCCATGCCTACGGGCGCGGAAGAAACCTGGCGCCGCACGCGCCTCACCGGCTTCAAGTTGGACGCGGTGCAGCCGTTTGTGCCTGAGCGTGATAGCCGTGTGGCGAAACAGACCGACTTGCCGGCTGCCATTCAAGCCGAACTGGCGACGTTGAGCACCAACGCCGGCGCCGTCGTTCACCGCGACGCGGACCTGCTGTTCTCCAGCCTGCGCCCCGACCTGGCGGCCAAAGGCGTCATCTTCTGCGACCTGCACACGGCCGTGCGCCAACACCCCGACCTGGTGCAAAAATACTTCATGACCCAGGCCGTGACGCTGCCCGACGATGACAAATTCGCCGCGCTGCACGCCGCCCTGTGGAACGGCGGCACGTTCCTGTATGTGCCGCGCGGCGTCGTCATTGACACCCCCTTGCAAGGCTTGATCGCCCTGGACCAAGCCGGCGTCGGCAACTTCTCGCATACGATCATCGTGGCCGAGGCCGGCGCCGAGGTCACCTACCTGGAAGAAATGGTCTCGTTACAGAAGCGCGACAGCCAGGATTTTCACAGCGGTATCGTTGAGATCATCGCCCAAACCGCAGCCCGCGTCAACTACATCAGCCTGCAAAGCTGGGGTGACCAGGTCTTCAATTTCTCGCGCGAGCGCGCCGTGGTCGGTCGCGATGCCCATGTGCTCTGGGTGACCAGTCAGTTGGGCAGCCGCTTGACCAAGACCTTTCAACAGGCCGATCTGCTGGGCGCGGGCGCGTCCAGCGAGATGCTGGGCGTTCTCTTTGCCACCGGCCGTCAGCACATTGACCTGGATACCTTCCAGCGCCACGTCGCGCCTAACACCGTCAGCGACCTGTTGTACAAGGGCGCGCTGCGTGACCGGGCGCGCGCGGTTTGGCGCGGCATGATCCGCGTGGAACCCCACGCGCAGAAGACCAACGGCTATCAGAAGAATCAAAACCTGATCCTGAGCAAGCAGGCGCGTGCAGATTCCGTACCGGGTCTGGAAATCCTGGCCGATGATGTGCGCTGCACGCACGGCGTGACGGTGTCACAGGTGGAACCTGAGTACGTCTTCTACCTGATGAGCCGCGGTCTCAACAAGGAGCAAGCCGAGCACATGATCGTCGCCGGCTTCTTCGAGGAAGTGCTGGCGCGTATTCCGCTGGAAGGGGTGCGTGAAAAGCTGGAGGCGGCCATCGGCGAGCGCATCGGCGTTTGA
- the sufC gene encoding Fe-S cluster assembly ATPase SufC: MTSELVINNLHVTVNDKEILKGVNLTVRQGETHALMGPNGSGKSTLAYAIMGHPRYVVTEGDILLDGESVLAMEPDERAKAGLFLAFQYPTAIPGVSLANFLRTAVSNVRGHTARAKAQALADRSNGNGQAKPIGSELMPMKEFRKDMREKMAMLGIESSFANRYLNDGFSGGEKKRVEILQMAMLSPKIAVLDETDSGLDIDALRTVAEGVSKLIGPNMGALVITHYQRLLNYIKPEFVHVFFNGRIVLSGGPELALDLEARGYDWVRERFGEDVAAYLARHD; this comes from the coding sequence ATGACGTCCGAACTTGTAATCAATAATCTGCATGTCACGGTAAACGACAAAGAAATCCTCAAAGGTGTCAATCTGACCGTGCGCCAGGGCGAGACCCATGCCCTGATGGGGCCGAACGGGTCCGGCAAGAGCACACTGGCCTATGCGATCATGGGCCACCCGCGCTACGTGGTCACCGAGGGTGACATTTTGCTGGATGGTGAGAGCGTGCTGGCGATGGAGCCTGATGAACGGGCCAAGGCAGGGCTTTTTCTGGCTTTCCAGTACCCAACGGCCATTCCCGGCGTAAGCCTTGCGAATTTCCTGCGCACCGCCGTCAGCAATGTGCGGGGTCACACGGCCAGGGCCAAGGCACAAGCACTGGCGGACCGTAGCAATGGCAACGGCCAAGCCAAGCCGATCGGCTCGGAACTGATGCCGATGAAGGAGTTCCGCAAGGACATGCGCGAGAAGATGGCGATGCTGGGGATTGAGTCCTCTTTCGCCAATCGTTATCTCAATGACGGCTTCTCCGGCGGCGAAAAGAAACGCGTGGAAATCCTGCAGATGGCGATGCTCAGCCCCAAGATCGCCGTGCTCGACGAAACCGACTCCGGCCTCGACATTGACGCCCTGCGCACCGTCGCTGAAGGCGTGAGCAAGTTGATTGGCCCCAACATGGGCGCGCTGGTCATCACCCACTACCAGCGGTTGCTCAACTACATCAAACCGGAATTCGTGCATGTGTTCTTCAACGGCCGCATTGTGCTCTCTGGCGGGCCTGAACTGGCCCTGGACCTGGAGGCGCGTGGCTATGACTGGGTGCGCGAACGTTTTGGCGAAGATGTCGCCGCGTACCTGGCGCGTCACGACTGA
- a CDS encoding metal-sulfur cluster assembly factor: MPTPEEIREVLKINVKDPELMLNVVDLGLIYDITVEDKSATIAMTLTSPGCPVGPMILGDAQRYVHQAFPELEEVNIDLVWTPFWNPSMMSEDAREELGIF, encoded by the coding sequence ATGCCAACGCCTGAAGAAATTCGAGAAGTGCTGAAGATCAATGTCAAAGACCCAGAGCTGATGTTGAACGTGGTTGACCTGGGGCTGATCTATGATATTACGGTGGAGGACAAGTCCGCCACCATTGCGATGACCCTGACCAGCCCTGGCTGCCCGGTCGGGCCGATGATCCTGGGCGACGCGCAACGTTATGTTCACCAGGCGTTCCCTGAGCTGGAGGAAGTCAACATTGACCTGGTGTGGACGCCGTTCTGGAACCCCAGCATGATGAGCGAGGACGCCAGGGAGGAGCTGGGGATTTTCTAA
- a CDS encoding D-tyrosyl-tRNA(Tyr) deacylase, whose translation MRAVIQRVSRASVTVAGQEVGAIGRGFLALVGVTHDDTRVEAEWLARKVAGLRLFGDAAGKMNQGLREVGGALLVVPQFTLYGDASRGRRPDFTRAARPEQAEPLVAYFVERLREQGLAVATGQFQAHMEVTLVNDGPVTLWLDTADLI comes from the coding sequence ATGCGCGCGGTGATCCAGCGCGTCAGCCGGGCCAGCGTTACCGTGGCGGGACAGGAGGTTGGCGCCATTGGCCGGGGATTCCTGGCGCTGGTGGGCGTCACCCATGACGACACCCGCGTCGAGGCTGAGTGGCTGGCGCGCAAAGTGGCCGGACTGCGGCTGTTCGGGGATGCCGCGGGCAAGATGAACCAGGGGCTGCGGGAGGTCGGCGGCGCGCTGCTGGTCGTCCCGCAATTCACGCTTTACGGGGATGCGAGCCGAGGGCGGCGGCCAGATTTCACCCGGGCCGCCCGTCCCGAGCAGGCCGAACCGTTGGTCGCCTACTTCGTCGAGCGGCTGCGCGAACAGGGCCTGGCCGTCGCCACCGGCCAGTTTCAGGCGCACATGGAAGTGACGTTGGTCAACGATGGGCCGGTGACTTTGTGGCTGGATACGGCAGATTTGATCTGA